The following are from one region of the Nymphaea colorata isolate Beijing-Zhang1983 chromosome 7, ASM883128v2, whole genome shotgun sequence genome:
- the LOC126410244 gene encoding uncharacterized protein LOC126410244, which translates to MDLAGECCLPILTGVILVNVAHGGLLDYEAVKSSPESGHLGGLGIDVAWTEPFDPDDQILKHPNVLITPHIAGVTEYSYRSMAKVVGDCALHLHAGTPLTGIEFVN; encoded by the exons ATGGATCTCGCTGGCGAATGCTGCCTGCCAATTTTGACC GGTGTTATTCTGGTCAATGTTGCTCATGGTGGCCTCCTAGACTATGAAGCTGTTAAATCCTCTCCTGAATCTGGACATTTGGGTGGTCTGGGAATTGACGTTGCATGGACTGAGCCATTTGATCCAGATGATCAAATTCTTAAGCATCCTAATGTGCTGATCACACCTCATATTGCTGGAGTTACTGAATATTCCTACAGATCTATGGCAAAG GTTGTTGGAGATTGTGCTCTTCACTTGCATGCTGGAACACCATTGACAGGAATAGAGTTTGTCAACTGA